One Thioclava electrotropha DNA segment encodes these proteins:
- the benC gene encoding benzoate 1,2-dioxygenase electron transfer component BenC: protein MSYRVALNFEDGVTRVIEVKPMETVMDAAYRQKVNLPVDCSDGVCGTCKCRCEQGAFDLGDDFLEEALSEDEAQEGYVLSCQMVPSGDCIVSVPVPSSSCKLTPAEFAAEVSTLDRVSATTIRLGLTLPDPGTLDFLPGQYVNIALPDGQTRSYSFSSAPGASEASFLIRNVPGGAMSTHLTETVTLGEKMSFTGPYGSFFLRQVQRPVLMLAGGTGLAPLLSMLEVMAETGETSQPVHLVYGVTTDDDLVEVARLEALSQRLPNLTFACCVADEASVHPQKGYVTHHLSDADLRGGDLDVYLCGPPAMVEAVRNFLAEKNIVPASFHYEKFTPADISTSEAA from the coding sequence ATGAGCTATCGCGTAGCGCTCAATTTCGAAGATGGCGTGACCCGTGTCATCGAGGTCAAGCCGATGGAAACGGTGATGGACGCAGCCTATCGGCAGAAGGTGAATCTGCCGGTCGACTGTTCGGACGGGGTTTGCGGCACCTGCAAGTGCCGTTGCGAGCAGGGGGCTTTCGATCTCGGGGATGATTTCCTCGAGGAAGCCTTGTCGGAAGACGAGGCGCAGGAGGGGTATGTTCTCTCCTGCCAGATGGTGCCCTCGGGGGATTGCATCGTCTCGGTCCCTGTGCCCTCGTCGAGCTGCAAGCTGACCCCTGCGGAGTTCGCGGCCGAGGTGAGCACGCTCGATCGTGTATCGGCGACGACGATCCGGCTGGGGTTGACGCTGCCTGACCCAGGGACACTCGACTTCCTGCCGGGGCAATACGTGAATATCGCTCTCCCGGATGGGCAAACCCGCTCCTATTCCTTCAGCTCGGCACCCGGTGCGTCCGAGGCGTCGTTCCTCATTCGCAACGTGCCCGGCGGGGCGATGAGCACGCATCTGACAGAGACAGTGACACTCGGAGAGAAGATGTCGTTCACAGGCCCTTATGGGAGCTTCTTCCTGCGGCAGGTTCAGCGCCCGGTGCTGATGCTGGCCGGTGGGACCGGCCTTGCGCCACTTTTGTCGATGCTCGAAGTTATGGCCGAGACCGGGGAAACCTCGCAACCGGTTCACCTCGTCTACGGTGTGACGACGGATGACGATCTGGTGGAGGTTGCGCGGCTCGAGGCGCTGTCTCAGCGTTTGCCGAACCTGACATTCGCCTGCTGTGTGGCCGATGAGGCCAGTGTCCATCCGCAGAAAGGTTATGTCACCCATCACCTAAGCGATGCGGATCTGCGTGGCGGCGATCTGGACGTATATCTTTGCGGGCCACCTGCGATGGTGGAGGCGGTGCGCAACTTCCTCGCGGAGAAGAACATCGTGCCTGCGAGCTTCCATTACGAGAAGTTCACGCCCGCAGATATCAGCACCTCGGAGGCCGCATGA
- a CDS encoding Rieske 2Fe-2S domain-containing protein, translating to MANDLKSRIENAVIENPETGIHRCRRDIFTDEEMFELEMKHIFEGNWVYLAHESQIPQNNDYFTTWIGRVPIIITRDKEGELHAVVNACAHRGATLCRRKHGNKSSFTCQFHGWTFNNAGKLLKVKDGKTGAYPEAFNRDGSHNLKKVAKFASYKGFLFGSLNPDVADLEEHLGETRVIIDQIVDQAPEGLEVLRGNSSYTFDGNWKLQMENGADGYHVSSVHWNYSATMGHRKEEGTKAVDANGWSKSTGGVYGFEQGHILLWTRTLNPEVRPIWNHKDALAERLGEEKTSFIVNQTRNLGLYPNVYLMDQFSTQIRVVRPISVDKTEITIYCFAPVGEPPEERALRLRQYEDFFNVSGMGTPDDLEEFRACQEAYAAADGVWNDLSRGATRWENGPDENAKAMGMNPILSAERAEDEGLFVRQHEFWAETLLKALEAEKAESRVEELA from the coding sequence ATGGCAAACGACCTGAAATCCCGTATCGAGAACGCGGTGATCGAGAACCCAGAGACCGGTATTCACCGCTGTCGCCGCGACATCTTCACCGATGAAGAGATGTTCGAACTCGAGATGAAGCATATCTTCGAGGGTAACTGGGTTTATCTTGCCCACGAGAGCCAGATCCCGCAGAACAACGACTACTTTACCACCTGGATCGGGCGTGTGCCGATCATCATCACCCGCGACAAGGAAGGTGAGTTGCACGCCGTGGTCAACGCCTGCGCGCATCGCGGCGCCACGCTCTGCCGTCGCAAGCATGGCAACAAGTCGAGTTTCACCTGCCAGTTTCATGGGTGGACCTTCAACAACGCGGGCAAGCTGCTGAAGGTGAAAGACGGCAAGACCGGTGCCTACCCGGAAGCCTTCAACCGGGATGGGTCGCATAACCTCAAGAAGGTTGCGAAATTCGCCAGCTACAAGGGCTTCCTCTTCGGGTCTCTAAACCCCGACGTGGCGGACTTGGAAGAGCATCTTGGCGAAACCCGTGTCATCATCGATCAGATCGTCGATCAGGCACCTGAGGGGCTCGAGGTTCTGCGCGGAAATTCCAGCTACACTTTCGACGGGAACTGGAAGCTGCAGATGGAGAACGGCGCAGACGGCTATCACGTCAGCTCGGTTCACTGGAACTATTCCGCCACGATGGGGCACCGCAAGGAAGAGGGCACCAAGGCCGTCGATGCCAATGGTTGGTCGAAATCCACGGGTGGTGTCTACGGCTTCGAGCAGGGGCATATCCTTTTGTGGACCCGGACACTGAACCCGGAGGTGCGCCCGATCTGGAATCACAAGGACGCGCTGGCCGAACGGCTGGGCGAGGAGAAGACGAGCTTCATCGTCAACCAGACGCGAAATCTCGGCCTCTATCCCAATGTCTACCTTATGGATCAGTTCTCGACCCAGATCCGGGTGGTGCGTCCGATCTCCGTCGATAAGACCGAGATCACAATCTACTGCTTCGCCCCCGTCGGCGAGCCGCCGGAAGAGCGCGCGCTGCGCCTGCGGCAATACGAGGACTTCTTCAACGTCTCAGGCATGGGCACGCCCGACGATCTCGAAGAGTTCCGCGCGTGCCAAGAGGCCTACGCCGCCGCGGATGGCGTCTGGAACGACTTGAGCCGCGGGGCCACCCGCTGGGAGAACGGCCCCGATGAAAACGCCAAGGCGATGGGCATGAACCCGATCCTCAGCGCAGAGCGTGCCGAAGATGAGGGGCTTTTCGTTCGTCAGCACGAATTCTGGGCCGAGACCCTTCTGAAGGCGCTTGAGGCAGAAAAGGCAGAGAGCCGCGTGGAGGAACTGGCATGA
- a CDS encoding zinc-binding dehydrogenase encodes MEQDALVEPAVVALHAVRMSKIRAGDMAAVFGAGPIGLLVVEALRVAGAAQIHVVDPSVERREKALELGATSVIDPMAEDPVAKIRAATGGVHVAFEVTGVPRVLPQCIDSTRHEGQTLIVSIWEGDASFQPNTAVLKERQLQGTIAYRNVYPAVMELMVQGYFSADKLVTKRIKIDQIVEQGFEALVAEKSQVKILVEASE; translated from the coding sequence ATGGAACAGGATGCGTTAGTTGAGCCCGCCGTCGTCGCGCTGCATGCGGTGCGCATGTCGAAGATCAGGGCGGGTGACATGGCTGCGGTCTTCGGCGCGGGGCCGATCGGGCTTTTGGTCGTCGAGGCGCTGCGCGTCGCGGGCGCGGCCCAGATCCATGTCGTAGACCCCTCAGTTGAACGCCGCGAGAAAGCGCTCGAACTCGGCGCCACCAGTGTCATCGACCCGATGGCGGAAGACCCCGTCGCGAAAATTCGGGCGGCCACCGGCGGTGTTCATGTCGCTTTCGAGGTGACAGGTGTGCCGCGCGTTCTGCCGCAATGCATCGACAGCACCCGCCACGAAGGTCAGACGCTGATCGTCTCGATCTGGGAGGGAGACGCTTCCTTCCAACCCAATACGGCCGTTCTGAAAGAGCGCCAACTGCAAGGCACCATCGCATACCGCAATGTCTACCCGGCAGTGATGGAGTTGATGGTGCAGGGCTATTTCAGCGCCGACAAGCTGGTGACCAAGCGGATCAAGATCGATCAGATCGTGGAGCAAGGCTTCGAAGCGCTCGTCGCAGAGAAATCCCAGGTGAAGATCTTGGTGGAAGCGTCAGAGTGA
- a CDS encoding RecQ family ATP-dependent DNA helicase gives MHWGTDKTGSVFLERCVAIDIEVDPSTARIFSLAAASAAVGSEALVLGARVDAGLPRLEEFCADFDHVIGHNILRHDLPHLMAASPRLARLAQAPIDTLWLNPLAFPRNPYHHLVKHYHDGRLQSGHVNDPEFDARLVLEVLSNQIGAFAEIGRRSPDALVAYHYLCSRMPRSDGFDRLFTAIRGAPMPDMAKARAAIERLLEASSCATQRKEVLSDLDDSSLSWPLAYALSWISVAGGDSVMPPWVRAQFRDAARIVRTLRDTRCGDTACQYCAAHNDPEQALSRWFGFESFRPEPVDEFGRPLQERIVETAMRRESLLGILPTGTGKSICYQIPALSRFDKTGALTVVISPLVALMADQVQGLARAGISTAVTINGLLSLPERQDALDKVRLGEAAILLISPEQLRSTSVRSVLAQREVGLWVLDEAHCVSKWGHDFRPDYRYVSRFIKESSGEDVAPVLCLTATAKPDVVRDIREHFSTRLGCELTLLDGGASRTNLSFSVLPTQRQTKLADILTALEEDLPASGVSGAVVYCATRNSTERVAEFLRQQGLAAERYHAGLTADEKREIQEAFRVGELRVIAATNAFGMGIDKPDIRLVVHGDVPGSLENYLQEAGRAGRDRDPAKCILLFNSEDVDRQFNLSARSRLARHEIGAILKAVRRLDVRSGKKGEVIASPGEIVHEEKDRDFQRDSATEDTRVKTAVAWLEEATLLRREENRVQVFPASLLVRSVDQVRKILDAAEITGNRKKQLLGIVQHIINAPADEGISTDQLSGTSGLTGPALRKAMTDLEALGIANNDTNITIHIHIGGATSSRARFEAAARLERDLIAQMREDAPDADNGELSAFNLAATSQALREKGHGTVRPDLVESLLRGMAQDGRDMEGGRGNLHLRKASRSSLFVRLQRSWSVIEKTAELRRLGAERLLEHLVGRVQKGLRGKDIAVETTLGALLSAITGDAMLRGSVNDPNKLMDRALLWLHEQQVVALGKGLSVFRPTITLHLNPKGGQFTTQHFAPLEDHYTEQTIQTHVMAAYGEKGLNSINDAERLAADYFVLDRDAFMRRWMPGRGTEFRRQATGEVWKQIVEDLGNSTQEKIVQDEREQTNVLVLAGPGSGKTRVLVHRIAYLVKIKREDPSGILVLAYNRHAAAEIRERLRRLIGDDARFVTVSTIHALAMRLVGASFAGRASAEDQDFDTLLMDAVRLLRGDGLDKVEAEALRDTLIQGYRWILVDEYQDVGPEEYALISAVAGRSLEDPDLRISLFAVGDDDQNIYSFAGASIRHIRQFEQDYSAKPFFLTENYRSSHHIITAANAVIEAASERMKLGHDITVDKDRAKAPPGGVMESLDPVAQGRVQILGCPSGNDAQAMAALEEMVRLSQLIPDWTWSRAAIISRDWRKLAPVRDFAEALGIPVEFANEKLPGLWRMREMQSFIEALRADHGRVVSLGDLTEILNAIPSSRWTDRIGEGLGLLAREVDGRNLPAPDVIEWFAEWSREAWGEQRGLKLLTAHRAKGLEFDDVVILDGGWERPSRNEDQDAPRRLFYVAMTRARRNLIVMSNDNHEYLPAQSASIVSRTANPDLTGFPGPRRYYQSAEMRMVDLSFAGRQRAGHPALRAIHEANVGNAISLTLENDRWHLMDAQGRSLGRMSKSFAPPPNTRFARGEIAAILRWRKENGDEAYHHMLKRDAWEVVIPELVFEAD, from the coding sequence ATGCATTGGGGCACCGACAAGACAGGTTCAGTATTTCTGGAACGATGTGTGGCAATCGACATCGAGGTCGACCCATCGACGGCCCGCATATTCTCCCTTGCAGCTGCGAGCGCCGCCGTCGGGAGCGAAGCTCTCGTTCTAGGTGCCCGCGTTGACGCCGGTTTACCCAGGCTCGAGGAATTCTGCGCCGACTTCGACCACGTGATCGGACATAATATCCTGCGCCACGACCTGCCCCATTTGATGGCGGCATCGCCTCGCCTCGCGCGTCTCGCCCAAGCTCCAATAGACACGCTTTGGCTTAACCCGCTCGCTTTTCCACGTAATCCCTACCACCACCTGGTGAAGCATTATCATGACGGACGATTGCAGAGCGGTCATGTGAATGATCCCGAGTTCGACGCGAGGCTCGTCTTAGAAGTCTTGAGCAATCAAATCGGCGCCTTCGCGGAGATCGGGCGGCGATCTCCCGACGCCTTGGTCGCCTACCACTATCTCTGTAGCCGGATGCCCCGCAGCGATGGGTTCGATCGGCTCTTCACAGCAATTCGAGGCGCGCCGATGCCCGATATGGCAAAGGCCCGCGCTGCGATTGAACGTCTGCTTGAGGCGTCATCCTGTGCAACCCAGCGGAAGGAAGTCCTGAGCGATCTCGATGACAGCTCGCTCAGCTGGCCCCTGGCTTATGCACTGTCCTGGATATCCGTTGCCGGCGGCGACTCCGTGATGCCCCCTTGGGTCCGCGCGCAGTTCCGCGACGCCGCGCGGATCGTTCGCACCTTGCGCGACACGAGATGCGGCGACACTGCCTGCCAATATTGCGCGGCTCACAATGACCCCGAGCAAGCGCTGAGCCGCTGGTTCGGCTTCGAAAGCTTTCGTCCGGAGCCTGTCGATGAATTCGGTCGACCTCTTCAGGAACGTATCGTCGAAACTGCGATGCGGCGCGAAAGCCTTCTCGGAATTCTTCCGACCGGCACGGGAAAATCCATCTGCTATCAGATCCCTGCCCTTTCGCGCTTCGACAAGACTGGGGCGCTGACCGTTGTGATTTCCCCTCTGGTCGCGCTCATGGCAGATCAGGTTCAGGGCCTTGCACGCGCCGGAATTTCCACTGCGGTCACTATCAACGGCCTGCTTTCGCTTCCCGAACGGCAAGACGCCTTGGACAAGGTGCGTCTCGGCGAGGCTGCGATCTTGCTGATCTCGCCCGAGCAGTTGCGCAGCACTTCGGTCCGCTCCGTGCTCGCCCAGCGCGAGGTCGGCCTCTGGGTTCTCGACGAGGCACATTGCGTATCCAAATGGGGGCATGATTTCCGGCCGGACTACCGCTATGTCAGTCGCTTCATCAAGGAAAGTTCAGGCGAAGACGTAGCCCCCGTTCTCTGTCTGACCGCCACAGCGAAACCCGATGTCGTTCGGGACATTCGCGAGCATTTCAGCACGCGTCTCGGGTGCGAACTCACTCTGCTGGACGGTGGTGCATCACGGACGAACCTGAGCTTCAGCGTGTTGCCGACCCAGAGGCAGACGAAGCTGGCCGATATCCTTACTGCGCTTGAAGAGGATTTACCGGCAAGCGGGGTTTCAGGGGCTGTTGTTTATTGTGCCACTCGAAACTCCACCGAACGTGTGGCGGAATTTCTTCGACAGCAGGGGCTTGCGGCGGAGCGCTATCATGCGGGGCTTACCGCCGATGAGAAGCGCGAAATCCAGGAAGCGTTCCGAGTGGGTGAGTTGCGTGTCATCGCCGCCACCAACGCCTTCGGAATGGGCATCGACAAACCCGACATCCGGCTCGTCGTGCATGGGGATGTGCCGGGTTCTCTGGAGAATTACCTGCAAGAAGCCGGGCGTGCGGGACGAGATCGGGATCCTGCGAAATGTATCCTCCTATTCAATTCGGAAGATGTTGACCGGCAGTTCAATCTGAGTGCTCGCTCTCGCCTCGCCCGTCACGAGATCGGAGCGATCTTGAAGGCAGTCCGAAGGCTCGATGTTCGATCGGGTAAAAAGGGTGAAGTCATCGCCTCCCCAGGCGAAATCGTCCACGAGGAAAAGGACCGGGATTTCCAGCGGGACAGCGCCACCGAAGACACCCGCGTGAAGACAGCTGTGGCTTGGCTCGAAGAGGCGACACTTCTCCGGCGGGAAGAAAACCGCGTTCAGGTCTTCCCTGCTTCGCTTCTCGTGCGAAGCGTCGATCAGGTCCGCAAGATCCTCGATGCTGCGGAGATAACCGGAAATCGCAAGAAGCAACTTCTCGGCATCGTTCAGCATATCATCAACGCGCCAGCAGATGAGGGTATCTCGACCGATCAGCTGAGCGGCACAAGCGGCCTCACCGGGCCGGCATTGCGAAAGGCGATGACCGATCTCGAAGCGCTCGGGATCGCCAACAACGATACCAACATCACGATCCATATACATATTGGCGGCGCAACGTCTTCACGCGCACGCTTCGAGGCTGCAGCGCGGTTGGAGCGCGACCTGATCGCGCAGATGCGCGAGGACGCACCCGATGCCGATAATGGCGAACTATCGGCATTCAATCTTGCCGCGACGAGCCAGGCACTGCGCGAGAAGGGCCACGGCACGGTCCGTCCGGATCTCGTCGAAAGCCTCCTGCGCGGGATGGCGCAGGACGGGCGCGACATGGAAGGCGGGCGTGGCAACCTGCATTTGCGCAAAGCCTCGCGTTCGAGCCTGTTCGTGCGGCTGCAACGCTCATGGTCCGTGATCGAGAAGACTGCAGAATTACGCAGGCTCGGTGCGGAACGCCTTCTCGAGCATCTCGTCGGTCGCGTTCAGAAGGGGTTGCGCGGGAAAGACATCGCCGTCGAAACCACCTTGGGCGCGTTGCTCAGCGCCATCACCGGAGATGCGATGCTGCGCGGCTCCGTCAACGATCCGAACAAGCTGATGGATCGCGCCTTGCTCTGGTTGCACGAGCAGCAGGTCGTAGCTTTGGGCAAAGGGCTATCCGTCTTCCGTCCTACCATAACCCTGCATCTCAATCCGAAGGGCGGTCAATTCACGACGCAGCACTTCGCCCCTCTGGAGGATCATTACACCGAACAAACCATCCAGACGCATGTGATGGCTGCCTATGGCGAGAAAGGTCTCAATAGCATCAATGATGCAGAACGGTTGGCGGCCGATTACTTCGTGCTCGATCGCGACGCGTTCATGCGCCGCTGGATGCCCGGGCGCGGGACCGAATTTCGGCGGCAAGCCACGGGCGAGGTCTGGAAGCAGATCGTTGAAGACCTGGGCAACAGCACGCAGGAAAAAATCGTTCAGGACGAACGCGAACAGACGAATGTGCTGGTTCTTGCCGGGCCAGGTTCGGGCAAGACCCGCGTGCTCGTTCATCGCATCGCGTATCTAGTGAAAATCAAACGCGAGGATCCAAGTGGAATTCTCGTTCTCGCCTATAACCGACACGCCGCTGCGGAAATCCGTGAACGGCTTCGTCGCCTCATAGGCGACGATGCGCGTTTCGTGACCGTCTCCACCATTCATGCGCTCGCAATGCGGCTCGTCGGCGCAAGCTTTGCCGGCCGCGCCAGTGCGGAGGACCAAGATTTCGACACGCTCCTGATGGATGCGGTGCGCTTGCTTCGCGGTGACGGGCTGGACAAGGTCGAAGCAGAGGCGCTGCGCGACACGCTCATTCAAGGCTACCGCTGGATACTCGTCGATGAGTATCAGGATGTCGGCCCGGAAGAATATGCCCTGATCTCAGCCGTGGCCGGGCGGAGCTTAGAGGACCCGGATCTGCGGATCAGCCTTTTTGCCGTCGGCGATGACGACCAGAACATCTATTCCTTCGCAGGTGCGTCCATCCGCCATATCCGACAATTCGAGCAGGACTACAGCGCCAAGCCATTCTTCCTGACCGAAAACTATCGCTCGAGCCATCATATCATCACCGCCGCGAATGCCGTGATCGAGGCGGCCTCCGAGCGAATGAAACTGGGTCACGACATCACGGTCGACAAAGACCGGGCCAAAGCCCCACCCGGCGGCGTTATGGAGAGTCTGGATCCCGTGGCACAGGGGCGTGTGCAGATCCTGGGTTGCCCGTCAGGAAATGACGCACAGGCGATGGCGGCGCTAGAGGAAATGGTGCGCCTGTCGCAATTGATCCCGGACTGGACGTGGTCGCGGGCCGCAATCATCTCGCGAGACTGGCGCAAACTCGCGCCAGTGCGCGACTTTGCGGAAGCGCTCGGCATTCCGGTCGAGTTCGCGAACGAAAAACTGCCCGGGCTGTGGCGCATGCGCGAGATGCAGAGCTTCATAGAGGCGCTTCGCGCGGACCATGGGCGCGTCGTCTCGCTGGGCGATCTCACCGAAATTCTCAATGCGATCCCGTCCTCGCGCTGGACCGATCGCATCGGCGAGGGTCTTGGCCTGCTCGCGCGAGAAGTGGATGGTCGAAACCTACCGGCACCGGATGTGATCGAGTGGTTCGCCGAATGGTCACGCGAGGCCTGGGGCGAACAACGCGGTCTCAAGCTCCTGACAGCGCATCGGGCCAAGGGGCTCGAATTCGACGATGTTGTCATTCTCGATGGTGGTTGGGAACGCCCCTCGCGCAACGAAGATCAGGATGCGCCGCGCCGCCTGTTCTACGTCGCCATGACGCGGGCCCGCCGCAACCTGATCGTCATGAGCAACGACAATCACGAATATCTGCCCGCGCAGTCGGCCTCTATCGTGAGCCGGACGGCAAACCCGGATTTGACAGGCTTCCCGGGCCCGCGGCGCTACTATCAGTCGGCAGAGATGCGGATGGTCGATCTATCCTTCGCGGGCCGACAACGCGCAGGTCACCCCGCCCTACGTGCAATCCATGAAGCGAATGTTGGAAACGCGATCTCCCTGACGCTGGAGAATGATCGCTGGCATCTAATGGATGCTCAGGGCCGCAGCCTCGGTCGAATGTCGAAGAGTTTTGCTCCGCCACCGAATACACGTTTTGCCCGAGGCGAAATCGCCGCAATTCTGCGCTGGCGGAAGGAAAACGGCGACGAGGCCTATCACCATATGCTCAAGCGCGATGCTTGGGAGGTGGTGATACCGGAACTGGTATTCGAGGCGGATTAA
- the benB gene encoding benzoate 1,2-dioxygenase small subunit, which yields MNAPLTNDLTALTQFLYREARLLDDREWDRWLECYAPEASFWMPSWDDDDQLIEDPQSQVSLIYYPDRAGLEDRVFRIKTERSGATMPEPRTNHMISNVEILERRETEIDLRFNWHTLSHRYKTTTSFFGTSFYTVDLSGDTPLIAAKKVILKDDYIHQVIDVYHV from the coding sequence ATGAACGCGCCTTTGACAAATGATCTGACCGCACTCACGCAGTTTCTCTATCGCGAAGCGCGCTTGCTCGATGATCGGGAATGGGATCGCTGGCTCGAATGTTACGCGCCCGAGGCGAGCTTCTGGATGCCGTCCTGGGACGATGACGATCAGCTGATCGAGGATCCGCAAAGCCAAGTCTCGCTGATCTATTACCCCGATCGGGCCGGGCTCGAAGACCGGGTTTTTCGGATCAAGACCGAACGCTCCGGCGCGACGATGCCTGAGCCGCGCACCAATCATATGATCAGCAATGTCGAAATCCTCGAGCGGCGCGAAACGGAGATCGATCTGCGGTTCAACTGGCACACGCTGAGCCACCGCTACAAGACGACGACGAGCTTTTTCGGAACGTCTTTCTATACGGTGGATCTGTCGGGCGACACGCCGCTGATTGCCGCCAAGAAAGTGATCCTGAAGGACGATTACATCCATCAGGTCATCGACGTCTATCATGTGTGA
- a CDS encoding metallophosphoesterase, which produces MPDVLILGDLHLDLWMQKNRNPFDDLELEHAELLIIAGDLANKPKIRWRPALQLIGQHVDLDRVHIIPGNHDYYDFRLDGDDRLADLAHEAGAHLAQKRVITHERTRFVCVTLWTDFALGPGSVAEKSSRSDWVMNDYRYIRVAGSGYRKARPVDTIAKHHEHLDWLRGQLATPFEGETVVVTHHAPHPAALPPGAPLPWCYASDLTALIEEYQPEKWLFGHTHHAAEFRVGRTQLKNVSIGYPK; this is translated from the coding sequence ATGCCCGACGTGCTTATTTTAGGAGACTTGCATCTCGATCTCTGGATGCAGAAAAACCGCAACCCATTCGACGACCTTGAGCTCGAGCACGCTGAGCTTCTCATCATAGCTGGCGACCTCGCCAATAAGCCCAAGATCCGTTGGCGTCCGGCGCTTCAGCTGATCGGCCAGCACGTCGATCTCGATCGGGTTCATATCATCCCGGGCAATCATGACTATTACGATTTTCGGCTCGATGGCGACGACCGCCTCGCAGATCTCGCGCATGAAGCCGGCGCGCATCTCGCGCAGAAACGTGTGATCACCCATGAGCGCACGCGATTCGTCTGCGTGACGCTCTGGACCGACTTCGCGCTCGGGCCGGGAAGCGTTGCGGAAAAGTCGTCCCGCAGCGACTGGGTGATGAATGACTATCGCTATATTCGCGTCGCAGGAAGCGGCTACCGCAAGGCGCGGCCAGTCGACACCATCGCGAAACACCATGAGCATCTCGATTGGCTGCGAGGGCAATTGGCGACACCCTTCGAGGGCGAAACCGTCGTCGTCACGCATCATGCCCCGCACCCGGCTGCGCTCCCTCCGGGCGCGCCGCTTCCCTGGTGCTACGCCTCAGACCTGACTGCACTCATCGAGGAATACCAGCCCGAGAAATGGCTTTTCGGCCATACCCACCATGCTGCGGAATTTCGGGTCGGGCGCACGCAGCTGAAGAACGTCTCGATAGGATATCCAAAATGA
- a CDS encoding GIY-YIG nuclease family protein, which produces MKGKKMAYDHNDSLGSITPDKKFQEETGPLTFTYLIYNATKDDLHLIPRVPGLYVLLSGGKIYCGEAENLNRRIRESIRKQGFGTVILYVTQNLIVDLNQEIRQQLWKSLETDVIRALITICLYNKIRIGITNQRKVRALPPEAWEDEENSPYRVPIRIAQTALYMSGVPISPPRRINAHEYLRRLWLIRPLESEDEIYRLKIIWEPRVASPLTQLFLKDFRKRD; this is translated from the coding sequence ATGAAAGGAAAGAAGATGGCATATGACCACAATGATAGTCTTGGCAGCATAACACCAGACAAAAAGTTCCAGGAAGAAACCGGCCCTCTCACTTTCACGTATTTAATATACAATGCCACCAAGGATGACCTACACCTCATACCTAGGGTCCCAGGGCTGTATGTTTTGCTTAGTGGAGGTAAAATTTACTGTGGAGAAGCGGAAAATTTAAATCGCAGAATACGCGAAAGCATTCGCAAACAGGGCTTTGGAACAGTTATCCTCTACGTGACCCAAAACCTCATCGTGGATCTAAACCAAGAAATTCGCCAACAGCTCTGGAAAAGCCTCGAAACGGATGTCATTCGCGCACTAATAACCATCTGCCTTTATAACAAGATACGAATAGGAATAACCAACCAGCGCAAAGTCCGAGCGCTACCACCAGAAGCTTGGGAGGATGAAGAAAATTCACCCTACCGGGTTCCTATTAGAATAGCGCAGACTGCTCTTTATATGTCAGGAGTGCCAATCTCGCCACCGCGACGGATAAACGCGCACGAATACCTGCGAAGACTTTGGCTAATCAGGCCCCTTGAAAGCGAGGACGAGATCTACAGACTTAAAATAATCTGGGAGCCGAGAGTCGCCTCACCGCTAACTCAGCTATTCTTAAAGGATTTTAGAAAGCGAGATTAA
- the benD gene encoding benzoate diol dehydrogenase BenD — protein sequence MSATDHFPERFAGQVMVVTGAAQGIGLGVAARACAEGADVFLADRAEFVSEVAAEINAASPGRAKAVVADLETYEGAEAVMEGAIDAFGGIDILVTGVGGAIRMRPYAEFEPAQIKAEIQRSLMPTLWSCHAVLPHLRARGGGVIVNVSSNATRGIHRVPYSAAKGGVNALTASLAMEVAGENIRVVASAPGGTEAPPRRIPRNAKGDTEAEQGWMAEAVEQVKNSTMMGRYGSLDEQVAPILFLASREASYITGSTLVVAGGDTG from the coding sequence ATGAGCGCAACGGATCATTTCCCGGAACGCTTTGCGGGGCAGGTCATGGTCGTGACCGGGGCGGCGCAAGGCATCGGTCTTGGCGTGGCCGCCCGAGCCTGTGCGGAAGGGGCTGATGTGTTTCTTGCGGACCGGGCGGAGTTCGTCTCCGAGGTCGCAGCTGAAATCAACGCTGCGAGTCCGGGCCGGGCAAAAGCGGTGGTGGCCGATCTTGAAACCTATGAGGGCGCCGAGGCGGTCATGGAGGGAGCGATAGATGCGTTCGGCGGGATCGACATCCTCGTGACGGGTGTCGGGGGCGCAATCCGGATGCGGCCTTACGCAGAGTTCGAGCCTGCGCAGATCAAGGCCGAGATTCAACGTTCCTTGATGCCAACGCTTTGGTCCTGCCATGCGGTCCTGCCGCATCTGCGCGCGCGGGGTGGGGGCGTCATCGTGAATGTCTCCAGCAACGCCACGCGCGGCATCCATCGCGTGCCTTATTCGGCGGCCAAGGGAGGGGTGAATGCGCTGACGGCCAGCCTCGCGATGGAAGTCGCAGGCGAAAATATCCGGGTCGTGGCCTCCGCTCCGGGGGGCACGGAAGCGCCGCCTCGCCGTATCCCGCGTAATGCCAAAGGCGACACCGAGGCTGAGCAAGGCTGGATGGCGGAGGCGGTCGAACAGGTCAAGAATTCGACCATGATGGGACGCTATGGTTCACTCGATGAGCAGGTCGCGCCTATTCTCTTCCTTGCGTCACGAGAGGCGTCCTACATCACCGGCAGCACTCTGGTGGTTGCAGGTGGTGATACCGGGTGA